The Helianthus annuus cultivar XRQ/B chromosome 16, HanXRQr2.0-SUNRISE, whole genome shotgun sequence genome includes a window with the following:
- the LOC110917747 gene encoding transcription factor bHLH75, whose amino-acid sequence MVDEFTIGINMNTEVVENFNSSSANHHGFIPMYGDNFSDHHQRSHPLSLLSLQDGTDAIQGFNFIGDHQSSSVYDPMNHFPSMVETFGLQRDSVAPPVESFMNSDPPVFDPGFIGEIKGHGGRKRKKSDGSRVEKPREVVHVRAKRGEATDSHSLAERMRREKINEKLRRLQDLVPGCYKTMGMSVMLDVIINYVRSLQNQIEFLSMKLSAASMYYDFNSTEMDDMAPMKGTNGHEAQMMERMVGEGYGDFPRFQSTWSP is encoded by the exons ATGGTTGATGAATTTACAATAGGGATCAATATGAACACTGAAGTAGTTGAAAATTTCAACTCATCTAGTGCTAATCATCATGGGTTTATACCTATGTATGGTGACAATTTCTCTGATCATCATCAAAGGTCTCATCCTCTTTCATTATTGTCTCTACAAGACGGTACTGATGCTATTCAGGGCTTTAATTTCATCGGTGATCATCAATCTAGTTCGGTCTATGATCCTATGAACCATTTCCCTTCAATGGTAGAGACGTTTGGGCTTCAACGTGATAGCGTGGCACCGCCAGTTGAAAGCTTCATGAACTCAGATCCTCCGGTATTTGATCCTGGATTTATTGGAGAAATTAAG GGCCATGGTGgtagaaagagaaagaaaagtgaTGGATCCCGAGTTGAGAAACCAAGAGAAGTTGTTCATGTGAGAGCGAAGAGAGGTGAAGCTACTGATAGTCACAGTTTGGCTGAAAGG ATGAGAAGAGAAAAAATAAACGAAAAGCTACGACGCTTGCAAGATCTGGTTCCCGGATGCTACAAG ACGATGGGAATGTCAGTGATGTTGGATGTGATAATCAATTATGTTCGATCGTTGCAGAATCAAATTGAG TTTCTATCCATGAAGCTTTCAGCAGCCAGCATGTACTATGATTTCAACTCCACTGAAATGGATGATATGGCCCCTATGAAG GGAACAAATGGACATGAAGCACAGATGATGGAGAGGATGGTTGGAGAAGGGTATGGAGACTTTCCTCGATTTCAATCAACATGGTCTCCTTGA